The nucleotide window CTCCGCCGCGCCGAGCAGGCCTTGAACCGGGCGCTCGACGTGCGCAGCCCGCTCCAGTTCATGCGCGAGACGACCGGGGCCGTGTTCGACACGCTCGCGCAGATTCACCTCATCCGCGGCGAATACGACGAGGCAAGCCGCTGCCTGCAGCGGTCGCTCGAGGCCTACGGCGAGGCGAGCCGCTGGTATCACTGGTCGGTCCGGGTGATCGAGGCGCGCGTTGCTCTGCGCCGCGGCGACGCGGCGGAGGCGCTGGTGGCGGCGACCGAGATTGTGCGGGCCGCCGATGCGCCGCCCGCCTACGCCACTCAGGCGGAGCTCATCGCGGTCGAGGCGCTGCTTGCCGAAGGGCGCGTGGCCGATGCCGACGGGCGGCTCAACGCGGCGGGCATCACCCTCGCGGCGGGCGGCATGGGCAGCACCTCAGGAGAGTTCTTGCGGCTGCGCGGCCGCGTGCACGCGATGACCGGGCGAACGACAGAGGCGTACCACGATTTCGGACAGAGCGTGAGTGTCTTCGATCTGCTCGGCGAGCGCTACCAGGCGGGTGTGAGCTACCGCGAGCTCGGGAAACTCGCGGGCGCTTCGGGCGCGCGATCGCGCGCCGCGCGCTATCTGGGCGATGCGATCGCGATCTTCGAGTCGCTCGATGCGCGGCCCGACCTCGCCGAAACCCGCACGGCGTTAGCCGAACTGCCGTCGGCGGCGACCGGGCCGTTCCTCGGCGCAGGCGTCGACGGCGACGCCGCGATCGTCCGGCGGCTGGTCGACGCCGCGGTGACGCCGGCGTTGCTGGCCAGAGAAGGGGCCACGGCGCTTCTGGAGGCGTGCGACGGCCAGGCGTCTGTCGTCTTCTTGCGTGCCGGACGCGGCGACGTCGTCGTGTCGGCGGCGGCCGGCTGCGACGTGGACACGGCGCGCGGCGTGGCCGCCGCCGCCGCGCGGATCCCCGGGACGGGGCGTGCCCCGCTGCTGCTGGTCGAGGCGATTGGCCACGAGGGCACGACGCCGCGCTTCGCGCTGGTGTCGTCCAGCCGCCCGTTCGCGGTCCCGACGATGCAGCGATTTCGCACGCTCTGTGCGGTACTTCGTCAAGGCTTCGAGCTGTGTTCGGCGCGCGACCGCCCCGCGGAGCCGTCGGCCGGCACACTCGAACGCTCGCTCGAACCGCTGCTTCCGGGCTTCGTCTGCGCCAGTAGCGCCATGCAGCGGGTGGCCGACCAGATCCAGCGCCTCCAGGGCAGCGATCTCACCGTGCTGATCACCGGTGAATCAGGGACGGGCAAGGATCTCGTGGCGCGCGCCATCCACGCCGGCTCCCCGCGCGGACAGGCGACCTATCTTCCCTACAACTGCACGAGCGCCACGCGGGAGCTGGCCGACAGCCAGTTGTTCGGACATCGGCGCAGCAGCTTCACCGGCGCCGTCGCCGATCAGCCGGGAGTCATCCGCAGCGCGGGTGGCGGGACGATCTTCCTCGACGAAATCGGCGACCTGCCGCTGGACGTGCAGCCGAAGCTCCTGCGATTCCTGGAGCAGGGAGAGATCCTGCCGGTCGGCGAGACGCGCCCGATCCGCGTCGACGTGCGCGTCGTGGCCGCCACCAACGCCGATCTGGAGCAGCGCGTCGCTGAGGGCAAATTCCGGGAGGACCTTTTTTACCGCCTGAGCGTGATCCGGATTCACGTGCCGCCGCTGCGCGATCGACGCGAGGAGATTCCGCATCTCAGCACGTTCTTCCTGCGCGAAGCTGCCGAGCGGCTTGCCAAGCCCGACGTGCGCCTCAGCGCGGATACGCTGGATCTCTTCGACGTGTTCGGGTGGCCTGGCAACGTGCGCCAGCTTCGCAACGAGATTCACCGCGCCGTCGCGATGGCCCAGTCGGGCGGCACCATAACCCCGGACCTGCTGTCGCCGGTGTTCGCGGGCGGCGACGGCCCCACCCCCACGCGCGCCGCGCGCAATCTGACGCTCGCCGCCGCGGTGGAGCGGCTCGAACGCGAGCTGATCGAAGCGGCCCTGCACCGCAGCGGCGGCAACATCTCACAGACGGCCCGTGTCCTCGGGCTGACCAGACGCGGCCTCTATCTGAAGCTCGATCGCCTGGGTATCTCGGTCGGCGCGCGCGCCTGATCCGATTCAGGATGGATACGATATATCCAGTAATACCTGAGATTGAATACTTTGTATCCTATTTTACGCGGGCTGGCTGCGCTCAATGTAGAGCTGGTATCTTATTGTAATAGCTATGGTTAGCTGCGTCTGTCTCCTTGCGGTCCAGATCCGGCGCGCAGATTGATATAGGCCAGTGCGGACTTCCAGCCGGAGGGAGCACACATGGAACAGCGCCTACGACTCGTTCAGGGGGGACATCAGCCGCGCGCGGACCAGCGCGTGTCCGATCGTCGTCACGTCGTCGTCCCCGGGCAGATCGTGTGGAAGGACGCCCGTGGCAACACCAGGTTGGCGTCGGTGATGACCCGCGACGTCAGCGAATATGGGGTGTCGGTCGACTGCCTGAATGGCGCCGCCATCCCCCTGTATCGCCTGGTGTACTTCCAGATCGACCGGGATTCGCGGCACCACCCCGACCTGCCCGCGGCCCTGAAGAAGCCCAACGTGCTCTCGGCGGTATTCCGCGTCGGCGACGACAACCGCGCGATCGGCGGCCCTTCTGGTTATGCGCTGCGGCTGCTCGTCGAGCCGGCCCGTTCCGCGCAGCCGGTGGCCGCGCCGCAGGTCAGCCTGACGGCGTAGTCGCAGGCCGTCAACGTGCCTGCATGAGACTCGAGACGACTGGATATCATGTATCCAGAGCAACTCTAAGGGCCTGTCCGTTCTGAACGGTCAGGCCCTTTTCAGTTCCGCGAGCTTCTCTCTGGCTTCGGTGGCATAGACCGACTGTGGGAATTCGTTCGTCACGCGTGTGAACGCGCGCGACGCGTCATCGCGCTTACCGGCCACCAGGGCCGCGCGCCCCAACTGCATCAGGACACCGTCGACCGGCAGGCTCGAGTTGCTGTCGGTGGCGAGTGCCTGGAACGTGGTGACGGCCTCGGCTGCCTTGCCCTGCGCGAGACGCGCCTCGCCGACCCCAAGCTGTGCGGTGTAGTGATAAATGTTCCGCGTCGAGGTCTTGGCGACGACTTCCTGGTAGCGCTGCTCTGCTTCGCCGTTCCGGCCGAGCACGGCGA belongs to Vicinamibacterales bacterium and includes:
- a CDS encoding sigma 54-interacting transcriptional regulator, whose product is MTLAEVFVTATDALRQGRGADAAAVLVRALKLPGLTRDEAVQVRCALAEAWLQQDDVRQAAETLGEPPQERERLHPLRLSDLWRLHARMAMGRGEPSRAIALLGRALKQAERAHDSRAIGLTHYELGLCYRHVGDTAIVRDHIAQAASALHAAGDHRNLALVHSLSGVSLAQEGRLDEAMAALRQAERLALMVRAGDVVATVSGNQANVAMMQHRHDQALALAERSVELQEDSGTPHGLGIALASLGQISVRLGNLRRAEQALNRALDVRSPLQFMRETTGAVFDTLAQIHLIRGEYDEASRCLQRSLEAYGEASRWYHWSVRVIEARVALRRGDAAEALVAATEIVRAADAPPAYATQAELIAVEALLAEGRVADADGRLNAAGITLAAGGMGSTSGEFLRLRGRVHAMTGRTTEAYHDFGQSVSVFDLLGERYQAGVSYRELGKLAGASGARSRAARYLGDAIAIFESLDARPDLAETRTALAELPSAATGPFLGAGVDGDAAIVRRLVDAAVTPALLAREGATALLEACDGQASVVFLRAGRGDVVVSAAAGCDVDTARGVAAAAARIPGTGRAPLLLVEAIGHEGTTPRFALVSSSRPFAVPTMQRFRTLCAVLRQGFELCSARDRPAEPSAGTLERSLEPLLPGFVCASSAMQRVADQIQRLQGSDLTVLITGESGTGKDLVARAIHAGSPRGQATYLPYNCTSATRELADSQLFGHRRSSFTGAVADQPGVIRSAGGGTIFLDEIGDLPLDVQPKLLRFLEQGEILPVGETRPIRVDVRVVAATNADLEQRVAEGKFREDLFYRLSVIRIHVPPLRDRREEIPHLSTFFLREAAERLAKPDVRLSADTLDLFDVFGWPGNVRQLRNEIHRAVAMAQSGGTITPDLLSPVFAGGDGPTPTRAARNLTLAAAVERLERELIEAALHRSGGNISQTARVLGLTRRGLYLKLDRLGISVGARA